Proteins from a single region of Corynebacterium pseudogenitalium:
- the atpA gene encoding F0F1 ATP synthase subunit alpha, producing MLEQTTESRKNMAELTISSDEIRSAIANYTSSYSAEASREEVGVVTSAADGIAQVSGLPGCMTNELLEFPNGVIGVAQNLETDSIGVVVLGNFEILTEGDQVKRTGEVLSIPVGEEFLGRVINPLGQPIDGLGPIESNEERALELQAAGVLDRQPVEEPMQTGIKAIDAMTPIGRGQRQLVIGDRKTGKTAVCIDTILNQKHFWETGDPSKQVRCIYVAVGQKGSTIAGVRATLEQHGALEYTTIVAAPASDSAGFKWLAPFSGAALGQHWMYQGKHVLVIYDDLTKQAEAYRAISLLLRRPPGREAYPGDVFYLHSRLLERAAKLNDELGAGSLTALPIIETKANDVGAFIPTNVISITDGQVFLQSDLFNQGVRPAIDVGISVSRVGGAAQTKGMKKVAGNLRLDLAAYRDLEAFAAFASDLDAASKRQLERGQRLVELLKQSENAPQPVEFQIVSIWLANEGAFDVVPVEDVRRYEFELQEHIRSVAPEVYEQISGGAALDDTSKQTLLRVNDDFARSFQSSTGEHIVREPEADPLDKREVKKNTLNVGRSKK from the coding sequence ATGCTGGAACAAACTACCGAGAGCAGGAAGAACATGGCGGAGCTGACGATCTCCTCCGATGAGATCCGTAGCGCGATAGCGAACTACACCTCGAGCTACTCCGCGGAGGCCTCCCGTGAGGAGGTCGGCGTGGTGACTTCGGCTGCAGATGGTATTGCCCAGGTTTCCGGGCTGCCAGGATGCATGACGAATGAGCTGCTCGAGTTTCCGAACGGCGTCATTGGCGTCGCACAGAACCTTGAGACCGATTCGATCGGTGTCGTGGTTCTGGGTAATTTCGAGATCCTCACCGAGGGCGACCAAGTAAAGCGGACAGGCGAAGTTCTGTCCATCCCGGTTGGGGAGGAATTCCTCGGCCGCGTTATTAACCCACTGGGCCAGCCAATTGACGGCCTTGGTCCAATTGAATCCAACGAAGAGCGCGCGCTTGAGCTGCAGGCTGCAGGCGTTCTCGACCGCCAGCCGGTTGAGGAACCAATGCAGACCGGTATCAAGGCTATTGACGCCATGACCCCAATCGGTCGTGGTCAGCGTCAGCTCGTCATTGGTGACCGTAAGACTGGTAAGACTGCAGTCTGCATCGACACGATCCTGAACCAGAAGCACTTCTGGGAGACCGGAGATCCGTCGAAGCAGGTTCGTTGCATCTACGTCGCGGTGGGCCAGAAGGGCTCCACGATCGCTGGCGTTCGTGCAACCCTCGAGCAGCACGGCGCGCTTGAGTACACCACGATTGTGGCTGCACCTGCATCCGACTCCGCAGGCTTCAAGTGGCTCGCACCATTCTCTGGTGCAGCGCTGGGCCAGCACTGGATGTACCAGGGCAAGCACGTGCTGGTGATTTACGATGACCTGACCAAGCAGGCAGAGGCATACCGTGCCATCTCGTTGCTGCTGCGTCGTCCACCAGGCCGCGAGGCATACCCAGGTGACGTGTTCTACCTGCACTCTCGTCTGCTGGAGCGTGCTGCGAAGCTCAACGATGAGCTGGGTGCAGGCTCGTTGACCGCACTGCCGATCATCGAGACGAAGGCTAACGACGTGGGTGCGTTCATTCCTACCAACGTCATCTCGATTACAGACGGCCAGGTCTTCCTCCAGTCCGACCTCTTCAACCAGGGTGTTCGCCCAGCTATTGACGTGGGTATCTCCGTGTCCCGTGTCGGTGGCGCTGCGCAGACTAAGGGTATGAAGAAGGTTGCAGGTAACCTGCGTCTCGACCTTGCTGCATACCGTGACCTGGAAGCGTTCGCTGCGTTCGCGTCCGACCTCGATGCAGCTTCGAAGCGCCAGCTCGAGCGCGGTCAGCGTCTCGTAGAGCTCCTCAAGCAGTCGGAGAACGCTCCGCAGCCTGTTGAGTTCCAGATCGTATCTATCTGGCTTGCAAACGAAGGCGCCTTTGACGTCGTTCCCGTCGAAGACGTGCGTCGCTACGAGTTCGAGCTGCAGGAGCACATTCGCTCCGTCGCTCCGGAAGTCTACGAACAGATCTCCGGTGGCGCTGCGCTCGACGATACGAGCAAGCAGACGCTGCTGCGCGTCAATGATGACTTCGCTCGCTCGTTCCAGTCCTCCACCGGTGAGCACATCGTGCGCGAGCCAGAGGCGGATCCGCTGGACAAGCGTGAGGTCAAGAAAAATACCCTTAACGTCGGCCGTTCCAAGAAGTAG
- a CDS encoding F0F1 ATP synthase subunit gamma, whose protein sequence is MATLRELRDRIRSVNSTKKITKAQELIATSQITKAQQRVEAAKPYADELKDVMERLAAASSLDHPMLRERENGRVAAVLVVTSDRGMAGGYNHNVLKKAAELERMLEEAGYEVVRYITGGKGVTHYRFRDMEVEGSWTGWSQKPSWEATHDVRRHLIDGFMASSEGTAKWREGLHGPEGQEVRGFDQVHVVYTEFVSMLTQEARVHQLLPIEPVLEDYEYEQEDMLTTSGDVQPDMDFEPDADTLMDELLPAYVSRSLYSIFLEASAAESASRRTAMKNATDNATELANNLSREANQARQAKITQEITEIIGGAGALSGSGESD, encoded by the coding sequence ATGGCAACACTTCGCGAACTACGTGACCGTATTAGGTCTGTAAACTCCACGAAGAAAATCACTAAAGCCCAGGAGCTGATCGCGACTTCGCAGATCACCAAGGCACAGCAGCGCGTCGAAGCGGCAAAGCCGTATGCCGACGAGTTGAAAGACGTCATGGAACGCCTCGCAGCTGCGAGCTCCCTCGATCACCCCATGCTCCGTGAGCGTGAGAATGGTCGAGTCGCAGCAGTCCTCGTGGTCACATCAGACCGCGGTATGGCCGGCGGGTATAACCACAACGTGTTGAAGAAGGCAGCAGAGCTCGAGCGCATGCTTGAGGAAGCTGGCTACGAAGTCGTCCGCTACATCACGGGCGGTAAGGGCGTGACCCACTACCGTTTCCGCGATATGGAGGTCGAAGGCTCTTGGACTGGTTGGTCCCAGAAGCCTTCGTGGGAAGCGACCCACGACGTTCGTCGTCACCTGATCGACGGCTTCATGGCGAGCTCTGAAGGGACCGCTAAGTGGCGCGAGGGCCTGCATGGCCCTGAGGGTCAGGAGGTTCGTGGCTTCGACCAGGTACACGTGGTGTACACAGAATTTGTGTCGATGTTGACACAAGAAGCCAGGGTGCACCAGTTGCTCCCAATTGAGCCGGTGCTTGAGGATTACGAGTACGAGCAGGAAGACATGCTCACCACAAGTGGGGATGTGCAACCGGACATGGATTTCGAACCTGATGCGGATACGCTGATGGACGAACTGCTTCCGGCGTATGTTTCTCGCTCGCTGTACTCGATTTTCTTGGAGGCATCTGCAGCGGAGTCCGCTTCACGTCGTACGGCGATGAAGAACGCTACGGACAATGCGACCGAATTGGCGAACAACTTGTCCCGTGAGGCTAACCAAGCCCGTCAGGCAAAAATTACCCAGGAAATCACCGAGATTATCGGCGGCGCTGGCGCGCTGTCTGGTAGTGGAGAAAGTGACTAA
- the atpD gene encoding F0F1 ATP synthase subunit beta: MTTAHSYDELGEEPTGQAQNESDFAQNPAGSENGRVVRVIGAVVDVEFPRGELPALYNALEVDIDLGEMSRTIVLEVAQFLGDSLVRTIAMAPTDGLVRGAQVRDSGNPISVPVGDQVKGHVFNALGQCLDDPSVGVGGERWGIHREPPAFKDLEGKTEILETGIKVIDLLTPYVKGGKIGLFGGAGVGKTVLIQEMITRIAREFSGTSVFAGVGERTREGTDLFLEMEDMGVLPDTALVFGQMDEPPGVRMRVALSGLTMAEYFRDVQNQDVLLFIDNIFRFTQAGSEVSTLLGRMPSAVGYQPTLADEMGVLQERITSTKGRSITSLQAVYVPADDYTDPAPATTFAHLDATTELSRSIASKGIYPAVDPLTSTSRILEPGIVGERHYEVAQRVIGILQKNKELQDIIAILGMDELSEEDKVTVMRARKIERFLGQNFFVAKKFTGDEGSYVPLEETIDAFEKLCNGEFDAYPEQAFNGLGGLDDVEAAYKKLQG, from the coding sequence ATGACTACTGCTCACTCTTACGACGAGCTCGGCGAGGAGCCAACGGGTCAGGCTCAGAATGAGTCCGATTTCGCTCAGAACCCGGCAGGGTCTGAGAATGGCCGCGTCGTGCGCGTCATCGGCGCAGTCGTCGACGTGGAGTTCCCGCGTGGCGAGCTGCCCGCTTTGTACAACGCGCTTGAGGTTGACATCGACCTCGGCGAAATGTCCCGCACCATCGTGCTTGAGGTAGCCCAGTTCTTGGGTGACAGCCTCGTCCGCACGATCGCCATGGCACCAACCGACGGTCTGGTCCGTGGCGCACAGGTACGCGACTCCGGCAATCCGATCTCCGTTCCGGTTGGCGACCAGGTCAAGGGCCACGTGTTTAACGCGCTTGGTCAGTGCTTGGACGACCCATCGGTCGGCGTCGGTGGTGAGCGTTGGGGCATCCACCGCGAGCCACCAGCGTTCAAGGACTTGGAAGGTAAGACCGAGATCCTTGAGACCGGCATTAAGGTCATCGACCTGCTTACCCCTTACGTGAAGGGTGGCAAGATTGGCCTCTTCGGTGGTGCTGGTGTCGGTAAGACAGTTCTCATCCAGGAGATGATTACGCGTATTGCACGCGAGTTCTCCGGTACCTCCGTGTTCGCCGGCGTCGGCGAACGTACCCGTGAGGGTACGGACCTCTTCCTCGAGATGGAGGACATGGGCGTTCTTCCAGATACGGCCCTTGTTTTCGGCCAGATGGATGAGCCGCCAGGGGTTCGTATGCGTGTCGCGCTGTCCGGCCTGACCATGGCGGAGTACTTCCGCGATGTTCAGAACCAGGACGTGCTCCTGTTCATCGATAACATCTTCCGTTTCACCCAGGCTGGTTCTGAGGTTTCGACCCTGCTGGGTCGTATGCCATCGGCCGTGGGCTACCAGCCAACGCTGGCAGACGAGATGGGTGTTCTCCAGGAACGCATTACCTCGACCAAGGGCCGTTCGATTACGTCGCTGCAGGCAGTTTATGTTCCGGCTGACGACTACACCGACCCGGCTCCGGCCACGACCTTCGCTCACCTGGACGCGACGACCGAGCTTTCGCGTTCCATTGCTTCCAAGGGTATTTACCCAGCAGTGGATCCGCTGACCTCGACCTCGCGCATCCTTGAGCCAGGTATCGTTGGCGAGCGTCACTACGAGGTTGCACAGCGAGTTATCGGTATTCTGCAGAAGAACAAGGAACTGCAGGACATCATCGCAATTCTCGGTATGGACGAGCTTTCCGAAGAGGATAAGGTCACGGTTATGCGTGCTCGTAAGATCGAGCGCTTCCTGGGCCAGAACTTCTTCGTCGCTAAGAAGTTCACCGGCGACGAGGGCTCCTACGTACCTCTCGAGGAGACCATCGATGCCTTCGAGAAGCTGTGCAACGGTGAATTCGATGCATACCCAGAGCAGGCATTCAACGGCCTGGGTGGCTTGGATGACGTTGAGGCTGCCTACAAGAAGCTGCAGGGCTAG
- a CDS encoding F0F1 ATP synthase subunit epsilon: MAELTAQLVSVDRLLWKGPASIVTAQTTEGEIGILPGHEPILGQLKDNGVVTIRPIDGERIVAAVQGGFLSVQGDKVTILADYAIFAHEVNRDEAQAELQNIDDALAKSRAEAELAAVRRSESR; this comes from the coding sequence ATGGCTGAACTTACCGCTCAATTAGTCTCGGTAGACCGTTTGCTCTGGAAGGGTCCAGCAAGCATCGTGACTGCTCAGACTACCGAAGGTGAGATCGGCATTCTGCCTGGCCACGAACCCATCCTTGGTCAGCTCAAGGACAATGGTGTCGTGACCATCCGCCCAATCGACGGCGAGCGCATCGTCGCCGCCGTCCAGGGTGGGTTCCTTTCCGTGCAAGGTGACAAAGTGACCATTCTTGCGGATTACGCCATCTTCGCCCACGAAGTGAATCGTGATGAAGCTCAGGCAGAGCTTCAGAACATTGATGACGCACTCGCGAAGTCTCGTGCAGAGGCCGAGCTTGCTGCCGTCCGTCGCAGTGAATCTCGCTAA
- a CDS encoding DUF2550 domain-containing protein translates to MFFVITVCVWRFLMFRNSGAIGLFRQLPATGVHGWRHGVLIYHAEELRFYKLRSLSFQYDMCIERTQTSFEGMRALSQEEQSFMPGIKEAVLLHGADGDIEFAGQKRAQMALISWIESAPDERQEKVDYEALRRRALRDRGRDQRY, encoded by the coding sequence GTGTTCTTTGTTATCACTGTGTGCGTGTGGCGCTTTTTAATGTTCCGCAACTCCGGCGCGATAGGCCTGTTCCGACAACTCCCGGCCACCGGGGTCCACGGTTGGCGCCACGGTGTGCTAATCTATCACGCGGAGGAGCTCCGTTTTTATAAACTGCGGTCCTTGTCATTCCAGTACGACATGTGCATTGAGCGCACCCAGACCAGCTTCGAGGGAATGCGAGCGCTGAGTCAAGAAGAGCAGTCGTTCATGCCAGGGATTAAGGAAGCCGTACTGCTGCACGGTGCCGATGGCGATATTGAATTCGCGGGCCAGAAGCGCGCGCAGATGGCGTTGATTTCATGGATTGAGTCTGCACCTGATGAGCGGCAGGAAAAGGTTGATTACGAGGCGCTGCGTCGGCGTGCGCTGCGTGACCGCGGCCGCGATCAGCGCTACTAG
- the nucS gene encoding endonuclease NucS encodes MRLVIARCSVDYVGRLDAHLPSALRLILMKADGSVSIHADDRAYKPLNWMTPPCTIREQAVVDIDGEDTGDELWIVENPKGEQLRITVEEIVSDTNVELGEDPGLVKDGVEAHLQELLAEHISTLGDGFTLVRREYPTAIGPVDLLAKDADGKTVAVEVKRRGGIDGVEQLSRYVELLNRDSVLRPVQGVFAAQEIKPQARTLAEDRGFRCIVLDYDDLRGIESDELRLF; translated from the coding sequence ATGCGTCTTGTCATTGCTCGCTGTTCAGTAGATTATGTTGGTCGTCTCGATGCGCATTTGCCGTCTGCGCTTCGCCTTATTTTGATGAAAGCTGACGGGTCTGTGTCGATCCACGCAGACGACCGTGCTTATAAACCACTGAACTGGATGACACCGCCGTGCACGATACGTGAACAAGCCGTCGTGGATATTGATGGGGAAGACACGGGGGACGAGTTGTGGATCGTGGAGAACCCAAAAGGCGAACAGCTTCGCATAACGGTCGAGGAGATCGTGTCTGATACCAACGTGGAGCTCGGTGAAGATCCAGGTCTTGTGAAGGACGGGGTGGAAGCGCACCTACAGGAGCTGTTGGCTGAGCATATTTCTACGCTCGGCGATGGGTTTACGCTCGTCCGCCGTGAGTATCCGACGGCGATTGGCCCAGTTGACCTGCTCGCCAAGGATGCAGACGGCAAGACAGTTGCCGTTGAGGTGAAACGCCGGGGAGGGATCGACGGCGTCGAGCAGCTCAGCAGGTATGTTGAACTGCTTAACCGCGATAGCGTACTTCGTCCAGTACAGGGTGTGTTCGCTGCGCAGGAGATTAAGCCTCAGGCCCGCACGCTCGCGGAAGATCGTGGTTTTCGCTGTATTGTGCTGGACTATGACGACCTGCGTGGAATTGAATCAGATGAGCTGCGCCTGTTTTAG
- a CDS encoding MTH1187 family thiamine-binding protein — MIAAFSVAPAVTDTPNAEMSQAVARAVKVVRESGLPNETTAMFTTVEGEWDEVMDVIKRATQAVEEVSPRVSLVIKADIRRGFTDMLHQKMESLNKHLEEN; from the coding sequence ATGATTGCAGCATTTTCAGTAGCACCAGCCGTCACTGACACGCCGAACGCGGAGATGTCGCAGGCCGTGGCACGCGCCGTGAAAGTAGTTCGTGAATCGGGGCTGCCGAATGAGACGACAGCCATGTTCACCACGGTTGAGGGTGAATGGGACGAAGTCATGGACGTTATTAAGCGTGCGACGCAAGCGGTGGAGGAAGTGTCTCCACGTGTTTCGCTGGTGATTAAGGCGGATATCCGCCGTGGGTTTACAGATATGCTCCACCAGAAGATGGAGTCTTTGAACAAGCATCTTGAGGAGAACTAG
- a CDS encoding tetratricopeptide repeat protein has translation MTGPQFTAGAVDLAQVAKQAEAREEMQREGFVPVFTVTEADLEAKVLQRSMQIPVVVHVGSARSADSESLRATLTKLATGQRGFAYAYVDADATPQIAQALGVRIVPTTLALAAGRPLTSFEGDQSEEELKPWLEALVSNVGRQLQGLDEEPVEDAAPAEDPRLEEAARAMQAGDFDQATAIYDAMLSEEPGNKEVAQAKATVAVVKRLDPANLSVDPIADAAEHPDDVAKQLVAADAELVSGAPEKAFDRLLGLVKQSPEAKERLLELFGLFDASDPRVLSARTKLASALF, from the coding sequence GTGACAGGACCACAATTTACGGCAGGGGCCGTTGATTTAGCTCAGGTAGCGAAGCAAGCGGAGGCCCGCGAGGAAATGCAGCGCGAGGGGTTTGTCCCAGTATTTACGGTTACTGAGGCAGATTTGGAAGCCAAGGTACTGCAGCGCTCAATGCAGATTCCGGTTGTCGTTCATGTCGGTAGTGCGCGTTCAGCTGATTCGGAGTCGCTACGGGCGACGTTGACCAAGTTGGCTACCGGTCAGCGAGGATTCGCGTACGCATACGTTGATGCTGATGCCACTCCGCAGATCGCGCAGGCGCTTGGTGTACGGATTGTTCCGACTACGCTCGCGCTTGCTGCTGGGCGCCCACTGACGAGCTTCGAGGGGGATCAGTCGGAGGAAGAATTGAAGCCTTGGCTCGAGGCATTGGTGAGCAACGTTGGCAGGCAGTTGCAGGGCCTAGACGAGGAGCCCGTTGAGGATGCTGCCCCAGCAGAGGACCCGCGTTTGGAAGAGGCAGCTCGTGCGATGCAGGCAGGTGATTTCGATCAGGCTACGGCTATCTACGATGCGATGCTGAGCGAGGAGCCTGGTAACAAAGAGGTTGCGCAGGCGAAGGCGACGGTGGCCGTCGTCAAGCGGCTTGACCCTGCGAACTTGTCGGTTGATCCTATTGCTGATGCTGCGGAGCACCCTGACGATGTCGCGAAACAGCTGGTGGCTGCTGATGCTGAGCTCGTGTCCGGTGCGCCTGAGAAAGCATTCGACCGTCTGTTGGGCTTGGTCAAGCAGTCACCGGAGGCGAAAGAGCGACTGCTCGAGCTCTTCGGGCTTTTCGACGCCAGCGATCCGCGAGTATTGTCCGCTCGTACGAAGCTTGCGAGTGCACTGTTCTAA
- the glgB gene encoding 1,4-alpha-glucan branching protein GlgB, producing MSANSVNPALLIPAHDRHRLLECKHHAPHDFYGWHAAPEGSLIRTRFLGATNVELLIHDEIRQMQSLGDDIWAIGLTDTTAPDYRFKVHYPEGDPVTVADAYHFLPTLGTLDLHLISEGRHERLWEVLGANVRTYETTLGTVTGTSFAVWAPNAQGVAVVGDFCAWNPNQYPMRVLGSTGVWEIFIPGIEAGTTYKFAVQTSDGRRIDKADPLAKQTLTPPETVSVVAAPSEFKWTDEDWAQKRCEADPTNSPMSVYECHVGSWKKGATFQTMRDELVPYLMENGFTHVEFLPVAEHPFGGSWGYQVTGYYAPTARWGTPDDFRALVNDLHAAGIGVIVDWVPAHFPKDDWALARFDGTALYEHPDWRRGEQKDWGTYVFDFGRNEVRNFLVANALYWCEEFHIDGLRVDAVASMLYLDYSRQPGEWLPNQFGGRENWDAVQFLQEMNATVHRNHPGIVTIAEESTAWPGVTAMTENDGLGFSLKWNMGWMNDTLEYFSLDPIHRSYHHNEITFSLVYAFSEQYVLPFSHDEVVHGKGSLWQRMPGDDWNKAAGLRTLFGYMFSHPGKQLLFMGCDWGQTTEWDEANSINWDNISDGWGHEYHRGIQQLVRDLNRVYVDTPALYAQDNVPAGFQWVKGDDSQHNILAYLRWDTEGNPVLAVINMSGSSQPHYRIGLPVDGEWELLINTDAGVYGGANNDLPHTVHSDDVEWDRFPHSIELHVPAMSAQLYKLRR from the coding sequence ATGTCTGCAAATTCAGTCAACCCAGCACTGCTGATCCCGGCACACGATCGGCACCGCCTCCTCGAATGCAAGCACCACGCACCGCACGACTTCTACGGATGGCACGCAGCACCCGAGGGCTCCCTCATTCGCACCCGATTCCTCGGCGCAACGAACGTCGAGTTACTCATCCACGATGAGATCCGGCAAATGCAGTCCCTTGGCGACGATATTTGGGCGATCGGCTTGACCGACACCACTGCGCCCGACTATCGCTTCAAGGTGCACTACCCCGAGGGCGACCCGGTGACCGTCGCCGACGCATATCACTTCCTGCCTACACTCGGCACGCTCGACCTGCACCTGATTAGCGAAGGCCGCCACGAGCGTCTCTGGGAGGTGCTCGGCGCCAACGTCCGTACCTACGAGACGACGCTCGGCACCGTCACTGGTACCTCGTTCGCTGTATGGGCCCCGAACGCACAGGGCGTAGCCGTCGTCGGTGACTTCTGTGCATGGAACCCAAACCAGTACCCGATGCGCGTCCTCGGTTCGACTGGAGTGTGGGAGATCTTCATCCCGGGCATTGAGGCAGGCACCACGTACAAATTTGCAGTACAGACGTCCGACGGCCGTCGCATCGACAAGGCCGACCCTCTGGCGAAGCAAACGCTGACACCTCCAGAGACCGTCTCCGTGGTTGCCGCCCCTTCCGAGTTCAAGTGGACAGATGAGGATTGGGCGCAAAAGCGCTGCGAAGCAGACCCGACCAACTCCCCAATGAGCGTCTACGAGTGCCACGTCGGCTCATGGAAGAAGGGCGCAACCTTCCAGACGATGCGCGACGAGCTCGTACCGTACCTCATGGAAAACGGCTTCACCCATGTCGAGTTCCTCCCGGTAGCCGAGCATCCATTCGGTGGCTCTTGGGGCTACCAGGTCACGGGGTACTACGCTCCAACCGCCCGTTGGGGAACTCCAGATGATTTCCGCGCACTCGTCAACGACCTACACGCAGCAGGCATCGGGGTCATCGTCGACTGGGTGCCAGCCCACTTCCCGAAGGATGACTGGGCACTCGCCCGCTTCGACGGCACCGCCCTCTACGAGCACCCCGACTGGCGCCGTGGTGAGCAGAAAGACTGGGGCACCTACGTCTTTGACTTCGGACGCAACGAAGTTCGCAACTTCCTGGTCGCTAACGCCCTGTACTGGTGCGAAGAGTTCCACATCGATGGCCTCCGCGTCGACGCCGTCGCATCAATGCTCTACCTCGATTACTCCCGCCAGCCTGGCGAATGGCTCCCGAACCAGTTTGGTGGGCGCGAAAACTGGGACGCCGTCCAATTCCTGCAAGAGATGAACGCAACGGTTCACCGCAACCACCCAGGCATCGTGACCATCGCGGAGGAGTCTACTGCTTGGCCAGGCGTGACCGCTATGACGGAAAACGACGGCCTCGGTTTCTCCCTGAAGTGGAACATGGGCTGGATGAACGACACCCTCGAGTACTTCTCTCTCGACCCGATTCACCGCTCATACCACCACAACGAAATCACGTTCTCACTGGTCTACGCGTTTTCCGAGCAGTACGTCCTGCCGTTTAGCCACGACGAAGTAGTCCACGGCAAGGGCTCCCTCTGGCAGCGCATGCCAGGCGATGACTGGAACAAGGCTGCAGGCCTTCGCACGCTCTTCGGCTATATGTTCTCCCACCCAGGCAAGCAGCTCCTCTTCATGGGCTGTGACTGGGGCCAGACCACCGAGTGGGACGAAGCGAACTCAATCAACTGGGATAATATTTCCGACGGCTGGGGCCACGAGTACCACCGCGGTATCCAGCAACTGGTTCGCGACCTCAACCGGGTGTACGTCGACACCCCTGCGTTGTACGCGCAGGACAACGTGCCTGCCGGATTCCAGTGGGTCAAGGGCGACGACTCACAGCACAACATCCTCGCCTACCTCCGGTGGGATACCGAGGGCAACCCTGTGTTGGCCGTCATCAACATGTCCGGTTCTTCGCAGCCGCACTACCGGATCGGCCTACCAGTCGACGGTGAGTGGGAACTACTCATCAACACGGACGCAGGTGTCTACGGTGGCGCTAACAACGACCTGCCACACACCGTGCATAGCGACGACGTCGAGTGGGATCGATTCCCGCACTCGATCGAGCTGCACGTCCCAGCGATGAGCGCACAGCTGTACAAGCTTCGCCGCTAA